One genomic region from Nitrososphaerota archaeon encodes:
- a CDS encoding ABATE domain-containing protein, translating to MQGQGSPKSPTSLEVCLDFTDTVDWRTSNHAKDAIRSYDDLLVWSSRKGLLSREEEKTLGTFLQKNEALKSKVVKDAHELREAIYRIFSAIAHGRKAEEGDIEVLNEHLAKSMGKLELRNSGNQYAWAWRDAEAADMMLWPIASSAADLLTSEDLARVRECANEEEGCGSLFLDSSKSHTKKWCSMDSCGNRAKVRAYYNRHGRSKKIARQD from the coding sequence ATGCAAGGCCAGGGTTCGCCCAAATCGCCGACGAGCCTTGAGGTCTGCCTTGACTTCACCGACACCGTGGATTGGCGAACAAGTAACCATGCCAAGGACGCGATTAGGAGCTACGATGACCTGCTTGTATGGAGTTCGAGGAAGGGCCTCCTGAGCAGGGAAGAGGAGAAGACGCTTGGCACCTTCCTGCAGAAGAATGAAGCGCTGAAAAGCAAAGTGGTGAAGGACGCGCACGAACTCCGAGAGGCGATCTACCGGATTTTCTCGGCGATTGCACACGGGCGGAAGGCTGAAGAAGGCGACATCGAGGTTCTGAACGAGCACCTCGCAAAGAGCATGGGGAAGCTCGAGCTTCGCAACTCCGGGAATCAGTACGCCTGGGCCTGGCGCGATGCCGAGGCAGCCGACATGATGCTTTGGCCGATTGCCAGCTCAGCGGCCGACCTGCTGACCTCGGAGGACCTGGCCCGGGTGAGGGAGTGCGCGAATGAAGAGGAGGGATGCGGTTCGCTCTTCCTGGATTCTTCGAAGAGCCACACGAAGAAATGGTGCAGCATGGATAGCTGCGGCAATAGGGCAAAGGTCAGAGCATATTACAACAGACACGGGCGTTCGAAAAAGATCGCGCGACAGGACTAG
- a CDS encoding FKBP-type peptidyl-prolyl cis-trans isomerase produces the protein MSEITAQKGDTISVHYLGKFPGGKVFDTSMKAEATKSGLFSPARDYKPLQVVLGAHQVISGFEEALIGMKVNETKEVTLPPEKAYGKTGRHPMAGKTLQFRLLVTNIKKP, from the coding sequence TTGAGCGAAATCACAGCACAGAAAGGAGACACGATTTCTGTCCACTATCTCGGAAAGTTCCCAGGAGGAAAGGTCTTCGACACGAGCATGAAGGCAGAGGCGACGAAGTCAGGGCTTTTCAGCCCCGCCCGCGACTACAAACCCCTGCAAGTCGTGCTGGGTGCTCATCAGGTGATCAGCGGCTTCGAGGAGGCCCTAATCGGAATGAAGGTGAACGAGACCAAGGAAGTGACGCTCCCTCCGGAGAAGGCCTACGGCAAGACGGGCAGGCACCCGATGGCAGGGAAGACCCTTCAGTTCAGGTTGCTAGTCACCAACATCAAGAAACCATAG